The nucleotide window TATCTGGCAAACGATCGCGAGGTGTGGGACCCAGACTCGCTTGACTATCACCTCCACCAAAGCCCATCAATCgacttctctcctctccggtctgACTTCTGCATCGAACACCCATGTTAGTCTGCCAGGTGAATGCAGCTTTCTCAGTAATTTCATCTGCCTGATTGATAACGAATGGTTTCTTAGATGCCATTTCTAGTCGCAGGGAACACTTCTCCATTTCACCTTaatttatagctcagatatttttagagattaatttattagctgGGCCAATGAGTGGCTCTAGTTGacaattaattaatcattaatTGCATCTGAGGTGGTAGTGAAGAGATGGCATTGCACCTTTCCCTACAACCACAGGGCCAGCATAGTGgcctgatgttttttttttttaaacatgaTTAAAACTCATGCAGTTTTAGATGTTAAAGTTGCAGCAAGTATGGTGGTTTCacttggtcacatgtcatgatttcgatagccatgatccaatcatcctcttcagCATAAGACTCGAGAAGGATTAAATGACAGTAAACAGTTTGCTATTCTGCATCTTATTTCGCCAAGTATTGAAGGCCTTGATTAAACTTGATCTACCCAGCGAAGCGGTTCCAACAcctacatttgagaaaatcaatATAGAGCTAgcgaacaaggcagatacttgctgctatacacatggcgaagctaccacgaagaaagagaaggatccttattcgcgatcaaaagcagtctctttcgcatggggggcacgctaaagttctgatctcctacaacTTGCCCAAGTTTCACCAATTCATTGCATACCAGATATCAAATacatggggggcaataaagttggcaaagaaagcgtcatttcatgacaaaggcaattcaaattgtggcattcaagctttatggcctatttagaggcctatatggaatcagtcaagccaataaaagtggctttggagcaacaacattataagagcagtgttgattcaagacctctttaTTCAAGACGAAGActtttgacttcgaggtctggggggcaatgtttgaaccaAAAATGAGCAtgttggcctgacaaggcgtgtcttggagaaattgagccaatatcagtggctcaagctatatatattgtcgacaagttcgaaatatattatttagaggctaaataaagcctacttgcagaattatggaagattatgcgagctgcaagaaaatgaaatgatgaaagcatggaaatgaaaagtcaacatagcacattttcctactttggctaggagaaaccgagctaaacaaagAAGGaagggcggcagactaaccaaacgaaatccaaatgagctaaaactttccagattaattcTAGACATCCCAATGATCAtttttatgaagagtgccagagctatttttgagtgaaagccttcaaacaatcagtccaattttctgcataagcaaaactggaaaactggacctgtaaggagtTCAACagcgtttccggcccaaccacatagaattaagctctgaaatttcatcacaatgatctacactcattatggataatttgatatgaagaagtcaaaggcctaTTATGATTTCTTTTTGGAGATATAactgaaggaataaaggagcagaaagtgacTCAAACCTAAcaaattccattagtgtttgaGCACTCAAACCTAAcaaattccattagtgtttaagtgcttaagCCTAACAATTCTATTAGtatttaagtgctcaaacctaacccatcatgatttgtttaaggccaaccactatggcttggtagcctatatatagaggctacaacAAGTAACAGAGacaacacaattcaacaacaatctctaagattatccaagcctctctagagcaacccctctctaagagcaactcctctccttctcttacagGTGATCACACTCCAGTCTTAATCTTCTCAAGAGCcaactgtcagtgccaccaaaccctctgtcaatgtgcttcggtcctagtctcctcgggagccgactgtagtaccgCAACCACAATGGTTACGAAACCAgctaagcaagggtaacgccctcgcaaactagctaagctaaagtcacgctttgaaaagttctctctacttcctggtgatttcgctctgcttaacctacaacgttgagtatcgacttGGTAACACAAGataaagtcctcaccacgaggcacagaAGACCTCCAcaacgaggttggtgctctcctcgtctacagtCGCttaaaagaagtcaggtcaagagaCACCCCCAACCATCGCACCCGAacagtgctggcacgcccgcgcagaaaagagactgttgaccagttgcaacaaaactggagccaaacaaatAGAAATCGGAtttttaagaaccgatgttagAACATTTTTTAACATAATGTGAAATCCCAACTGATTTAAATGACGTGATGTCTATtagcattattctagtagtgacagTCCACAAAGTATCTGATGTATTCTTTAATTTCAAGGTTGCCCTCTTAGTTAGTTCATGTAatacatgcttctggaatgcagaTGGGATtagggctgggctcgggtcgggcccgAAAATTAATGAGACTGAGACCGAACCTGAAACTgtcggttcgggccggttcgggctttttgaaaaatcaaaaccGACAGAAACCGAACTCATTGGGGCTGGTTCGGttttcgggcttttcgggcctaAAATGTCCAGTTCATCATTCAGCTTTGCCAGTTTTGGTACCTGGAAGACTGGAATGCATATCAAATTATAATGCTGTGAAATAAACTCATTAACATAACTGTAATCAATTTGCAATAATCAAGTTTAGCCACAGTTTACAATTTACAACACAAACTCAAGAGTCCATAATACATTGTCCAACAGAAAACATAAACACAATCAAATTACGAATGGTACTACTGCAACAGAAACATAACACAATTTGCAGTTTTTCACAAATAGTCAAACTTTCCAACTAAGAAATAATTGAAGCTGCACTGCTCTAGGCCTTTAGGCTCTAGTTGATCGGCCTGCTGCCTTGCTCCATAAGTCCAGACCTCCATGACAACTTGAAAAGATGAGAAAGATCTGAATGGGTACATGCGGATGCCTGTACATTTCAGCCATGGCCCATACATTACTTGATATCAATTTCATTCACAGATCAAGaggattgaaaattgaaaaagtcATATTAAAACCCTAGAATCTAGATTACTCACTCAAATGAGTTGCGAGGAGCGAAGTGTAGACTACAGACCATCAAGGCTCAGGGAGAATCGACGGCGACGACGAACCTTTGCCTCCAATGGCGGAGGAGCCGAGGAGGATTTCGATTTTCTGAGACGGAGACTGGAGCAGGAGCCGGTAATggacggagagagagagagagagagagagagagagagagagagagagagagagagagagagagagagagagagagagagagagagagagagagagagatagacaaCTCAGAGAGGGGTGAGGGAGGGACTGAGAGGGAGATTTCAGCTGCAAAtctgggttttcaaattttgatAATTTGGGGCTGAGATGGTCGATACCATCGAGAGAGGGACTGAGGGAGTGAGGGGGGCTGAGGTCGATTTAGACGATCGGAGGAGTGTTTTAGCCTTTTAGGGttgtctcttttttattttttaatatttaatatattattataacACCCAATTATGGACTGACAGGTGGCATATGCTAAAGATACGGGTCGGTTCAGGATTTCGGGCCCTGAAAATATGAACATcgagaccgaaccgaaaaaaTGCATTCGAATCGGGCTTCAGACCGAACCGAACATTTATATACTAAAATCGAACCAAATGGGGCTTTTTCCCTCGGTTTGGGTCAGATCCTCGGTCTTTCAGGTCTGGACGCCCAACCCTAGATGGGATTCTCTTCGAAAGGCAAGtacggagaaaaaaaaaagtaaacttTCAGATTGTgcccttcatttttttttttcatgagtCAATAGCCAAGTGTTAGCTAAACTATCTCATAACTGTGGTGTCATaattaacaaaaagataaagaagTCACTTTCATCATCAATAAGCAAAACGAACAAGCAAAAATAATAGAGCCACAATTTGTTTTGATTCTATCATTTCACCCCAGATTTCTTTATATTCAAACAGATGATATGTTGCACATTTTACTGAAAAATCAAACGCCAAGTACCTCTATGACAGGCTAGAAATCAAACATGCTTACAACATCAAGCATAGGATAAAATAAGAAGTTGTATACTACACAAGAGAAAATCCCTTTTAAGCAAGTATTTTTAAACCATAAACATTAGCAAAAACCTGTACTTGGCCTCAGCTGCAGTTAATTCGTAGGGATCTCTGATAGTGTCCTAAATCCTAATCTAATAAGTTTTTGCACAATACCAAAAATAGAGAGAACAAGACACGCGCGCGCGCGTGCATAAATAATCTGGTGACATCCCTATTTGCAGAGAAACAGCAATAACATTCAAAACAAAAGTCATGAAATTGAAGAGATGGTAGGGCTTCAAATTACTTACAAATGCTCAGTGTTGAATCCAGGCCTTATGATCCTAAAGAAGGTAGGCCCGTTCTCCTCCTCAACACTACCATCATGAAATGGAAGACATGTGCATGCTTTTCTCTCCTTTGTTTCTTCCAACTAGCTATCTAGTGCTTCTCTGAAATGGGGTAGCAAAGAAATGGCTCAAAGACTCAAACTCACACTCAACTGTATTCAAACTCGAACAAAGTAACGAGAGAGCAATACACCATAAAGGCTGAGTACCTACTGCAACAAATGCAGAGCAGGAGGCAATGAATGTCGTTTGTAAAGAAAAGCAGTATTACGCCATTTTGAGCCAACCAAGCCCTTCAGAGATATCACAAAAGTAGTAAAAGCCATTAAAGACGTCCTCAGCCGCTGAGAGAAACTAGTTTAACTTGACTTCTATTTGGCATGAACAAATCATTTAAACTATCGGAGCCGTTCGAGAGCGGAcatccgcaacccagaaaaagtgcggacgtcgctcctccAGCCTCGATTAAGCGGCGAAGGGGCGGGGTGGCTTGCCGGAGGGACGCTGGGGGTCGTGCGGACGGGTCTGCTGtccggtggagtcgccggcgacggttctgcggtgctgcacagaacctgcacctgcaggtgaggtggctacccagaaaccggcaagctCGACCTCCACCGACCTCGAACGCAgcccagaagaggtctgggaTGCCTCCGGCTTCCCTCCGGCCAACCCCGCGCCGCCGCCGCCTGCTGCATCATTGtctgcactttagcgaaagtgcggacgtccgctcctGATCTGGCCTCTTTAAACTATAGTATGGTTGACGTATTTCactgaaggagagagagaaaaagaaaaaaaaaaaaaaaaaaaaaaaaaatatatatatatatatatatatatatatatatatatatggttggtCAAGTGGCTAAGGCACAAAGTATATGTGCTCGTCTTCTCAGGTTCGACCCACCTcaatctcttttcctttttgcttttatgttattttatttattttttctgtcccatttttaaataaatttcatTTGTTACCTCAAAAGTTAaatgtaaaagaaaaaattactaGGTTTATTTTACAAGTGATATTGACTTGATCATAGTTACTTATCTAAATTATATTGTTGTTTCTTCGACTCTTTAATAAACTATATATTACGTCATAATTGTTGGTTATTGTCCTAAATACACCACATTAGCTTACCAAAATCTttataaaaaatttgaaaagaaaactcattAAATTAAAATCATATTAACTTAATTGATTTATAAGTTTAGTGTTCAGATAATCACGAAGTCATAACCATGATGGAATTGTCTTAATTTTGAACATAAATTTTAAAATAATGTACATGACACATCTAACGGACAGTGTCTCAAGTATATGATCCAAAGGTGTCCTTGCTatttgaagcttgtagtgaaaaaaaaaaagagttactAAGCTTAATCAGTTAACCGAGTGGATCAAAATCATAAATATGACGGAATTGTCCAAATTTTGAAGtcaaagcctaaaataatgtatttGTCAATCTAACGGACGGTGTCTCAAGTGTACAATCTGATGACGCACTCGCCATTTGAAGCTTATAGTGAAAAAAAAGTTTAAGCTTTAATCGGTTGACTGAGTGGACTGAAGTCATAACTATGGCAGAATTGTCTGAGTTTTGAATCTAAAAcctaaaataatatacttgTCACTAGGGGTAGGTACGGTTTTGGACCGAAATTGAGAACCGAACAGAACTTGAATTTTGGTtcaattcggttcggttttattttttgagatttAAAACTAAAACTGACACGACCGTTTAGATTCAAGTTTGGtttcttatttttttagttatttatttattttttgcaaaaagtttttttttactACTTCTACTTCTTCGGTATTTTAACTCCGgagagttttttattttttcaagcctacattagtaATCCACAACAATGATTTTACAAGTTCAAATGTTCAATAGTGCGTACTCTGTACTTCAATCAATAGTCTATATTCCCTAGTTCATAATTCATGCATGAaagtttcaaaaaataaatattatagTCCAAAGTTCATAAAGTTACACATGAAATGGTCCAAAATAATAGAGATTTCAAAGAACAAGTAACTGATCGATTGATCATTATGGAATTTAATCATGCTAGCTAGCTATATAGCCTTTCCAAAAAACTTGGACCATTTGCTTAATGTTTCTTTAGAATTTCAAGATTTTTGGACCTTTTGCTTAATGTTTCCTTATAATTTCAAGATTTTGTATCTCattattttcatgttttttttaccTGAGAATTATATTTATGACATGCTTACTTATCTGGAATGAAAAGAAGATAAATTCAATATGAATGATAATGAATGAAAATTGGAGAAATCATTTCATTATGTTGTTGCCTATGTTGTTTGCtaacaaaatgaaatcaaaatggTATATATTCCCAGCCGCTTGCAATTGAAAGTTGTAGCCGTAGGTCAAAATATAATGTAATTTTATGAACCGAACCGTTAAATCTCTAAAATTCTTGTttaaatatcatctacatataatTAAGTtggaagtctttttttttttttttttaaatgaaattgaaagtcattTAGCCATTAAAATATATCAAACCAGGTAAaagctttttgtttttggtatacACAAATTAACATTTTTGATTGCTAGCAATATCATTCTTGGTTAAACCATCCATTTAACCAATGCATTCTCGAAAAAGCACAACATGGTACGATACATTGACAAAGTTTTTGGTAGGGCTGAGATCGGTCCTATTTTGGCAGATTTTTAATGGAACCGAGACCGAACCGCTTAGTAtattttcggttcggttttccaTTTTTTCATCTTAGGAACCTAGATGGGACCGAACCAATCACATACCGTTCGGTTCCTGTTTCAAAACTGACCTGATTGACAAAAGTTACAGAAATTTTGCAAAATTGCAATATGCATTTGCATAATCACTTTCAATAAAGCATCTCAGAAACTTGGCAAGACCATACAAAATCATAAACACATGCCATAATGCTATTACAACGTTAAAAACTGTCCAACTTGCAAATGCAAAGTACAAATTACAAACTGGAAgtctgaaacaaaacaaataatgcAGAAACAACTAAAAGTCTACAACATTCCAAGTTTCCAACAGAATCACAATGAGCAGTAACTAGGAATCCACAATAGGTTCAAATTTTAAAGCAATAAGCATCTGCACAACTCCATCAACAATGGTTGCAATGCAGACTCCTCCCAGCTTCCTCATTACACCATTCCACCAATCCAAGAATCAAATGAGTAATCACCAAGGCAAATAGGCATACAAGAAATTCTGCATTATTCAAAATTAAGATTATGACATATTGTTCAATTCTAAACCTGCCTTTCAGTCTTTCACTGAACTGCCATTAACTAAATGAAAACAGAAAAGTAAGAAAACAATTGAAgccttcaaaaattaaaaatatgcaAACTTCATACCTTGACAAAGTGAGAAACATCATTTtttatgtttcttcttcttggttGCAGGGGCTGAAATTGAAGCCTCACtacttttggttttggttgtttTCACACTTGGTGCTTCTGCAAATCCACCAACATTGTCAGCCTTGTCTCTGTCCTCCTTTTCATGTTCTGCAGAAAAAGAACAAATCAGTATGGTTCAAGGGAACtttaatagagaaaaaaataaataaaacttaaGTCTTTAAGCACAAAAGTCAGAAACACATACCAACTTCAAGTTGTCATAGGTTTCCATTTCCTCTACACTTGGTACATATTCCAACCCCATAATTGAATCAGACTTTAGCCAATTTTGCAGACATATTAACTTTTCAATTGTCCTAGGAGTTATAGAGGTTCTATATGGATCTATCACCCTTTTTCCAGTGCTGAAACTCGACTCACTTGCAACTGTAGACACTTGTATTGCTAATACATCTCTGGCCAATGCTTGCAAGTTGGGATATTTACCTCCATTCAGCTTCcaccaatccaaaatcttccaATCATCCTCTTCCCCTTGCTTTACTTCAGGTTTTTCTATAGGGTCCAGCAAATAACGATCCACTTCATGTCCCACAAcaactttattgttttgttcaaGCTGCCTATCCCAATCTTCAAGCATAACAGCCCTTTCCCCACTTACTGCCCTCGATCTGCCTCTACTATTACTAGTTGTTGGTTCACTAGTAATTggtgttttcttcttctatccTCCACTTGATGCATCATTAGACTGACTGTACAAGTCACAAAGTTCTATAGTAAGCTGCTTCacttcctccgatttcttctTGATCTCCCCACTAGGCAAATTCAGCCACACCTCACACACTCTACCAATGTTTCTCAACTTATACCTAGGATCTAAGACCACAACAACTAGGAAAAGTTGGTTCATGTCATATTTGGACTTCATTTGAACTGCCATGTCATATAATATCAAGTCAGATTCACTTGAATCAGGCCCTACACCAATTGAGCTTAGTTCTTCAAGCTCAGCTTCAATGGTTACAACATCATGAAAGGCCTTGTGTGCAGTAGGGGTAAGTGAAGCACTTACATTAAGTGTCACATCATAAAAAACCTTCAGGAACTTCACAAAAATGGCTGCATTGTCCCAAACTGTTTTAGTTGGTGGCCCAACTCTTTTCGTAGACACTCTCTTCTTACTTGTACTCTCTGCCTCATTTTCAAcaacttcttcctcttcatcaaaGTAGCTACGGTAcctttcatcatcatcagacaACCTCACAAAAGCCTTTTTCAACTCCAAAGATGTGTCCAACATAAGAaatgtggaattccaccttgttgGAACATCTAAAATGCAAATCTTATTGCATTCAACTTTCTCCTTCTCCACAGCCTTTTTAAATTCCTCTAGCCTAGCACCTGAGCTCCTAACATACCTCACAGCATTCCTTATGCTTACCACTGATCTCTCCATCAACTTCAAACCAGACCTCACAATGAGGTTTACAATGTGAGCTAAACATCTCACATGCATAAACCTACCTTCACAAACTGGTTTAATATCCCAACTACACATTTTCCTCCTAAGATAATCAATAGCATGCTTGTTCGCAGATGCATTGTCAACAGAAACAGTTAAAACTTTATCAATAGACCAATCAATGAGACAAGACTCTAACAGTTTATCAATTGTTACACCGTGATGATTTGGAACTACACAAAATCCAAGCACTCTCTTATGCATTGTCCATCCCCGATCAATAAAATGAGCAGTAACTACCATGTAGCTTATATTCTGACAAGTAGTCCAAGTGTCAGTTGTCAAACTAACACAATGAGACTTTAATTCCCTCCTCAACTCCTCCTTCTTCGCATCATACATGCGAAGAAAGTTTTCCATTATCACTCATCTACAAGGGACTTTAAAAAGAGGCACAGCAACACTACAAAAGTAATTAAACCCAGGTTTTTCGATGAAACTAAAAGGAAGTTCATCGACAACAATCATATGAGTAGCAGCTTCAATGCAATTATCCTGACTCCAATTCATAGAAACTAAACTGCCCTGCCCTCTTTTACCATCACTGGTTAACACTTGTTGCCCAGATTCAACCTTAACTCTACACGGGTACCCTTTGCAGACTATCTCTATGTGTTTCCTAAGAGAGGAAGTTCCATTATCATAAGGATTGCATGCCAAATGAGTCGAACAATACTTACATTGAGCTCGTTTAGTATTGCCAACCACCTTTTCAACTCCATCAATAGTGTCGATTAATGGATGATCCACCTTCGTGAAATGATCCCAGACATGACTCCTCTGCTTGCCTTTCCCTCCTCGTTTTCTTTTCACAGGAGCAGTGCTTCTCGGCTTGCTTGCTTCCGGGTTGTTGCTTGCAATAACAATTTCGTTGCAAGCAGAGGATGGCTCAGATTGTTCAAAAGCACCAGACTGGTTGGACCCAGATTGTCCGACACCAGAAGTTTGGGGCATGATAGAAAAGAATGAGCCTGCATAGAATTTGCATGTCAAAATCCACGATTGAATTGTATGACACCGAATCTCCTACATTAAATTTGAGAATCATCAATGGTTACATTGTTACAATACCTTCAGAATTTTAGAACAATCAtcagcaggaaaaaaaaaactacgaaTCTCCCCAGGATCAGAAGCCACCGCAAAGCATCAATTTGGAGGCAGGAAACACCAAACCTGCAAAGCAAACAAGGCAATCAGACTCCTAGACCACCACATATGAAGTTTATaacaaagaatcaaagattacaaACCTGCAAAGCTAACAGGGCAGATGGTGATCAATTTCTACGAGCACCAAGTGATCAGCTTTCACTTGATCTCAAGTTCTCAACACCCGAGCTCTTCAACCTCTTCCCAATCTGCAGCTCCTTGGACAGATCAAAGCTCGCTCCCTTCATCCTCAACTCCCTTCATTCTTGTACCGAGTTTGGGTATtcaaatcgaaattgaaatCGAAATGGCGATCTCAACGAGAATGTGAAGTTGGGAATGAAAAACAAATGTTTGGGTATTCAAATCgaactcaaaatcaaaatgggcAAATGGTGATCTCAACAATAGTGGGAATGGTTTGAATCGATTAATTGAATTTTGGGGAAGAGGCGAAGAAGTGAAGAAGTCATGAGAGGAGGCGTGTTTGGGTTCTGAGTTCTGACCTGTTTAGGTGTTTAGGGTTATAGTAGATTTAGGCAACGTGTCGATTAATGGATATTCGGTTCTAAGGGATGATAGACACCAAACACGGGGACCGAACCGATACCCTCTTCCTCGGGTCGGTTTCTATATGGAACCGAAAGACTCAGATTAAGAACCGACTGGAACCGCACCGAATCGACCATTTCAGGTTGGTTCCTCGGATTTTCGGTTCAAAAATCTCAGCCCTAgtttttggtgttttttttgttctgccaaaaaaaaaagaagtttttgGTTTCTGGTAGAGAGATCAAGAGCATGCTCCTTTGCATTTTTGTCACAATTCACAAAGCAGCAATAGGAACATCGTTGAtgagtttcaactttcaacaaCCTACATCATCTAACGTAGGCAGTTGGGTATGCAATTTCCATGCAAGTGCTGAACCACAAGTCAACCTTATTGACCTCAAGAGTCAAGAGGTACATACAATTATTTCTCTTCTAGTCTTCCATCACTTTATGACAGAGCATCACTTAAACCACACACTAAAAAGCCACACATCACTGCAAAAAAGCCACTCCTATAGCCCCACGACAAACCctatcctcttcttcttcctcttacAACAACCATGTCGATCTCCGGCGACCAaaaccaccgccaccctcacatCCTAGTCTTCCCCTACCCTGCACAAGGCCACATGCTAGCACTCCTCGACCTAACCAATCAACTAGCCCTCCGCGCCCTCACCATAACAATCGTTGTCACCCCCAGAAACCTCCCAATCCTCACACCTCTCCTCTCAACCCACCCCTCAATCCAAACCCTCGTCCTCCCATTTCCTTCACACCCCAAAATACCCCCGGGCGTCGAAAACGTCAAGGACATCGGCAACCACGGCAACCTCGCCATCATAAACGCCCTCGCCAACCTCCACGACCCGATCATCCAGTGGTTCAAGTCCCATCCTAACCCCCCTGTGGCTCTCATCTCAGATTTCTTTCTCGGCCACACTCTCCGCCTCGCTGACCACCTCAAAATACCTAGAATAAGCTTCTCCTCGACCAGAGCTTTCTTGGCCTTGATTCTCGAGTACTGTTGGCGAAACCTAGATCTGGTCCAGTCCTCGTCGGCGGTTATTGACTTCCCCTCTGTTCCTCGGTCGCCGTCGTTGAAAAGGGAGCACTTGCCGTCAATTGTGTTGGCTCACAGAGGAGCGGATCCCGAGTCTGAGCTCCTGAGGGTTTCCATGCTTGCCAATACCGACAGTTGGGGCTGTGTTTTCAATACCTTTCAAGACTTGGAGGGTGAGTATTTGGATCACTTGAGGAGAAGAATGGGCCGCAACCGGGTTTACAGTGTCGGCCCACTGAGTCTGATTGGTGCCGGAGATGGTGGTTTGGATCGGGCCAACCTGAACACGGGTTCCGGTGGCGATTTAATGGCGTGGCTTGACGGGTGTCCCCATGGGTCTGTGCTGTACGTTGGTTTTGGGAGTCAAAAATTGTTGAATAGTAAACAGATGGAGGCGTTGGCTAGTGGGCTCGAGCGGAGCGGGGTGAGATTTGTGTGGGCTGTGAAAACGGGCTCGGCCCAAGAAGCGAAGGACGGGTACGGTGTTGTGCCCGAGGGGTTTGAGGAACGGGTTGCCGGGCGAGGCTGGCTGGTGAAAGGTTGGGCGCCGCAGGTGTTGATATTGGGTCACCGGGCCGTGGGCGGATTCGTGAGCCATTGCGGGTGGAACTCGGTGCTCGAAGCGATAGTGGGTGGGGTTTTGATATTGGGCTGGCCCATGGAGGCGGACCAGTTTGTGAATGTCAAGCTGTTGGTGGAGGACATGGGTGTGGCCATACAAGTGTGCGAGGGTGCGAGCGGTGTACCCGACCCGGCCCAATTAGGAAAGGTGATTGCCGAGTCACTAAGCGGCGACTCGGCTGAAAAAGT belongs to Rosa chinensis cultivar Old Blush chromosome 4, RchiOBHm-V2, whole genome shotgun sequence and includes:
- the LOC112198177 gene encoding UDP-glycosyltransferase 89A2 encodes the protein MSISGDQNHRHPHILVFPYPAQGHMLALLDLTNQLALRALTITIVVTPRNLPILTPLLSTHPSIQTLVLPFPSHPKIPPGVENVKDIGNHGNLAIINALANLHDPIIQWFKSHPNPPVALISDFFLGHTLRLADHLKIPRISFSSTRAFLALILEYCWRNLDLVQSSSAVIDFPSVPRSPSLKREHLPSIVLAHRGADPESELLRVSMLANTDSWGCVFNTFQDLEGEYLDHLRRRMGRNRVYSVGPLSLIGAGDGGLDRANLNTGSGGDLMAWLDGCPHGSVLYVGFGSQKLLNSKQMEALASGLERSGVRFVWAVKTGSAQEAKDGYGVVPEGFEERVAGRGWLVKGWAPQVLILGHRAVGGFVSHCGWNSVLEAIVGGVLILGWPMEADQFVNVKLLVEDMGVAIQVCEGASGVPDPAQLGKVIAESLSGDSAEKVRAKELRDKAFAAVRDGGSSSKDLDELVKELSQL